The following coding sequences are from one Diospyros lotus cultivar Yz01 chromosome 7, ASM1463336v1, whole genome shotgun sequence window:
- the LOC127806855 gene encoding myosin-binding protein 7, with product MDSDTSTSLVKCCDCGCSCSSTMNQSLQGNWYRSVKRKFDELEEGINRLVIPGLDFPHIARVETENERDALREMVSSQQQSIQDLSLELEEERNAASSAANEAMSMILRLQREKAEIQMEARQFKRFAEEKMAHDQRELSAIEDLLYKREQAIQSLYCEVQAYRHRMLSFGLSELEIVDEVRAMTHDNGVAVNLDSHLVFPPYNYPPLKCNLNENQGHIEVDNDVADVEKYAFGETPLSRDHLKDLEYRINQLERTPRQIPPDGGDFSGAKNVFEKVIVGQSPRLSPHFQKVSTESSNSFFATAKEMGPYFATESPRLGDSFQKMECSQTEDDSKLRKVDNASEAADDLSDRVYTIDSVHQGTHNGFSESKPTVGAFEDYIATPTESFNQADAGDPEITKLYMRVQALEADRESMRQAIISMRTDKAQLVLLKEIAQNLSKEMSPAKRMPLKKQSLYGNFSFISVFKWIVSFVFWRRKARRSKYIFGMSANNPGLLLLLDKGPRVGQWRCLSRVQV from the exons ATGGATTCTGATACTTCGACGAGTTTGGTCAAATGTTGTGATTGTGGATGCAGTTGTTCTTCAACCATGAATCAGTCCCTTCAAGGGAATTGGTATCGGTCCGTGAAGAGGAAATTTGACGAGCTTGAGGAAGGAATTAATAGATTAGTTATTCCGGGGTTGGATTTTCCACACATTGCTCGAGTTGAAACTGAGAATGAACGTGATGCATTGCGAGAGATGGTCAGCAGCCAGCAACAATCCATACAGGATCTATCCCTGGAATTGGAGGAGGAGAGGAATGCCGCCTCCTCAGCTGCAAATGAGGCCATGTCAATGATTTTGAGGTTGCAGAGGGAGAAGGCTGAGATTCAGATGGAGGCCCGTCAATTTAAGCGTTTTGCTGAGGAAAAGATGGCCCATGACCAACGGGAGCTCTCGGCTATAGAGGATTTGTTGTATAAGAGAGAGCAGGCTATTCAATCTCTCTATTGTGAGGTTCAGGCTTACAGGCATAGGATGCTTAGCTTCGGGCTTTCGGAGTTGGAGATTGTTGACGAGGTCCGTGCCATGACCCACGATAATGGTGTGGCTGTAAACCTTGATTCCCACCTTGTATTTCCACCCTATAATTATCCTCCTCTCAAgtgcaatttgaatgaaaaccAAGGCCATATCGAAGTAGACAATGATGTGGCCGATGTTGAGAAATATGCATTTGGTGAGACCCCCCTTTCTCGGGATCATTTAAAGGATTTGGAATACAGAATCAACCAATTGGAGAGAACTCCTAGACAAATTCCACCAGATGGCGGGGACTTTTCTGGTGCAAAGAATGTGTTTGAAAAAGTTATAGTTGGCCAATCTCCTCGTCTGTCTCCACATTTTCAGAAAGTCTCCACTGAGAGTTCAAATTCTTTCTTTGCAACCGCAAAAGAAATGGGCCCGTATTTTGCCACTGAATCACCAAGGTTAGGTGACAGTTTCCAAAAGATGGAATGCTCACAGACAGAAGACGACTCAAAGTTGAGAAAGGTGGATAATGCATCAGAAGCAGCAGATGACCTTAGTGACAGAGTATACACAATTGATTCTGTTCACCAGGGAACACATAATGGTTTCTCAGAGAGTAAGCCTACTGTTGGGGCATTTGAAGATTACATAGCTACTCCAACGGAGTCATTCAACCAGGCAGATGCAGGAGATCCTGAGATCACGAAATTATACATGAGGGTTCAGGCACTTGAGGCTGATAGAGAATCAATGAGGCAGGCAATCATCTCCATGAGGACCGACAAAGCTCAACTTGTTTTGTTGAAGGAGATAGCTCAAAATTTGAGTAAAGAAATGTCACCAGCAAAAAGAATGCCTTTGAAGAAACAATCTCTCTATGGGAACTTTTCCTTCATTTCAGTGTTTAAG TGGATCGTATCGTTTGTCTTCTGGAGAAGGAAAGCACGACGAAGCAA GTACATCTTCGGGATGTCAGCCAACAATCCTGGCTTGTTATTGCTTCTAGATAAGGGTCCTCGAGTTGGGCAATGGAGATGTCTTTCACGTGTGCAAGTATGA